One Kineococcus aurantiacus genomic window carries:
- a CDS encoding MFS transporter: MDDPRTLSQRLDALPFTARHRRLLLGSGVGWALDALDVGLVAYVLVALRTQWELSEGQLSWIASVGFAGMAVGATLGGLLADRVGRRQVFALTLLLYGLATGAAALSWSLGALLVFRFLVGLGLGAELPVASTLVSEFAPRRVRGRVVVVLEAFWAVGWTVAALVGFLLVPGSADGWRWALAIGALPAVYAVVVRWGLPESARFLLSRGRVQEATRVVREFEVSAGVTPTADDVVPDTATAPTRGIWSAGLRSRTAGLWLVWFFVNFSYYGAFTWIPSLLVKDGFTVVRSLEFTLFITLAQLPGYALAAVLVEAWGRRRTLSAFLVGSALSALAYSAAGSEGTLLAAGMALSFFNLGAWGALYAVTPEVYPTTVRGRGAGAAAGFGRIASILAPLSVPFLSGSGGTGLVFVVFGVAFAVAASASFLLPERRGVALD; this comes from the coding sequence GTGGACGACCCGCGCACCCTCTCGCAGCGCCTCGACGCGCTGCCCTTCACCGCCCGGCACCGGCGGCTGCTCCTCGGGTCCGGGGTCGGCTGGGCGCTGGACGCGCTCGACGTCGGGCTCGTCGCCTACGTCCTCGTCGCGCTGCGCACGCAGTGGGAGCTGTCCGAGGGGCAGCTGTCGTGGATCGCCTCGGTGGGGTTCGCCGGGATGGCGGTCGGGGCGACCCTCGGCGGGCTGCTGGCCGACCGCGTGGGCCGCCGGCAGGTCTTCGCGCTCACCCTGCTGCTGTACGGCCTGGCCACCGGCGCCGCCGCGCTGTCCTGGTCCCTCGGTGCGCTGCTGGTGTTCCGCTTCCTCGTCGGCCTGGGGCTGGGCGCGGAACTGCCCGTCGCCTCCACCCTCGTCAGCGAGTTCGCACCGCGCCGGGTCCGCGGCCGCGTCGTGGTCGTGCTGGAGGCGTTCTGGGCGGTCGGCTGGACCGTCGCGGCCCTCGTGGGTTTCCTGCTGGTCCCCGGCTCGGCCGACGGGTGGCGCTGGGCGCTGGCCATCGGGGCCCTGCCCGCCGTCTACGCCGTCGTCGTGCGCTGGGGGCTGCCGGAGTCGGCGCGGTTCCTGCTCTCGCGCGGCCGGGTGCAGGAGGCGACGCGGGTCGTGCGGGAGTTCGAGGTGTCGGCGGGGGTGACCCCGACCGCCGACGACGTGGTCCCGGACACCGCGACCGCACCCACCCGGGGGATCTGGTCGGCGGGGCTGCGGTCGCGGACCGCCGGGTTGTGGCTGGTGTGGTTCTTCGTGAACTTCAGCTACTACGGCGCGTTCACGTGGATCCCGAGCCTGCTGGTGAAGGACGGTTTCACCGTCGTCCGCTCCCTGGAGTTCACGCTGTTCATCACCCTCGCGCAGTTGCCCGGGTACGCGCTGGCGGCCGTGCTCGTCGAGGCGTGGGGGCGGCGGCGGACCCTGTCGGCGTTCCTCGTCGGGTCCGCGCTGTCGGCGCTGGCGTACTCGGCGGCCGGGTCGGAGGGGACGCTGCTGGCCGCGGGCATGGCGCTGTCCTTCTTCAACCTCGGCGCGTGGGGCGCGCTGTACGCCGTGACGCCGGAGGTGTACCCGACGACGGTGCGCGGCCGGGGCGCCGGGGCGGCCGCCGGTTTCGGCCGGATCGCCTCGATCCTCGCGCCGCTGTCGGTGCCGTTCCTGTCGGGGTCGGGCGGCACGGGGCTGGTGTTCGTGGTGTTCGGCGTCGCGTTCGCCGTCGCCGCGTCGGCGAGCTTCCTGCTGCCGGAGCGGCGCGGGGTGGCCCTCGACTAG
- a CDS encoding SDR family NAD(P)-dependent oxidoreductase produces MAHPNPVLVLGGRSEIGLEVAERLVRAGARTVVLAARRSHDLAGETARLTALGADVETAEFDADDVGAHEGFLAGVVARHGAVDAVVAFGVLGDQARAEHDVAHALAVVHTDFVAQVSVLSHLANLLRPLRAGRVVVFSSIAGARVRRANYVYGSAKAGLDGFASGLADALHGSGVRLLLVRPGFVVGRMTTGMSPAPLASTPAQVADAVAAALAAGRGEVWVPGTLRALAAAMAVTPRPVWRRAPR; encoded by the coding sequence ATGGCGCACCCCAACCCCGTGCTGGTGCTCGGCGGACGCAGCGAGATCGGCCTGGAGGTGGCCGAGCGCCTCGTCCGCGCCGGGGCCCGCACGGTCGTCCTGGCCGCGCGCCGGTCCCACGACCTCGCCGGCGAGACCGCGCGGCTGACCGCGCTCGGCGCCGACGTCGAGACCGCCGAGTTCGACGCCGACGACGTCGGCGCCCACGAGGGGTTCCTCGCCGGGGTCGTCGCCCGGCACGGGGCCGTGGACGCCGTCGTCGCCTTCGGGGTCCTGGGGGACCAGGCCCGCGCCGAGCACGACGTCGCGCACGCGCTCGCCGTCGTCCACACCGACTTCGTCGCCCAGGTCAGCGTCCTGTCGCACCTGGCGAACCTGCTGCGGCCGCTGCGCGCGGGCCGGGTCGTGGTGTTCTCCTCCATCGCCGGGGCGCGGGTGCGGCGGGCGAACTACGTGTACGGGTCGGCCAAGGCCGGGCTCGACGGGTTCGCCTCCGGCCTGGCCGACGCCCTGCACGGCAGCGGTGTGCGGCTGCTGCTCGTGCGGCCCGGGTTCGTCGTGGGCCGCATGACCACGGGCATGTCCCCGGCGCCGCTGGCCAGCACCCCCGCCCAGGTCGCCGACGCCGTCGCCGCCGCGCTGGCCGCCGGCCGCGGGGAGGTCTGGGTCCCCGGGACGTTGCGGGCGCTGGCCGCCGCGATGGCCGTCACCCCGCGCCCGGTGTGGCGGCGCGCGCCCCGCTGA
- a CDS encoding LCP family protein produces MPAEPPQPDHPTPAGDDAQRWHSTTYGRPGRRPVRAAAQAPGREQRLAELRSPAPAADRPGHGGGRDAGQGGGQGRGPQVRRAPDPRPARRRANVRRRRVLAVVAVLVVLAVAYPVVLAARGWSAVDRVAALPTGDRPAATPGTTYLIVGSDSRDGLSPEEIAEYSAGGDDISGQRTDTIMLLHVPAGGGPAALISVPRDSYVPIPGHDKNKINAAFATGGAPLLVQTVEGVSGLRVDHYVETGFGGFARIVDAVGGVEMCPATAVDDVRAGLDIQAGCQTMDGRTALGYARYRYSDVNGDFGRVQRQRELLGAITAKAASPATLLNPFRAFPLASAGGGAVTLDDDSSVTDLVGFLRGMRAATGADGVSMTVPVSDPNLRTSHGVAVKWDTEEALAMFEDLKRDDTQALRSLTP; encoded by the coding sequence ATGCCCGCTGAACCGCCCCAGCCGGACCACCCCACCCCCGCGGGGGACGACGCTCAGCGCTGGCACTCCACCACGTACGGCAGGCCCGGCCGGCGGCCCGTGCGCGCCGCCGCCCAGGCACCGGGGCGCGAGCAGCGGCTCGCCGAGCTGCGCTCCCCCGCCCCGGCGGCGGACCGTCCCGGGCACGGCGGCGGCCGCGACGCCGGTCAGGGCGGCGGTCAGGGGCGCGGGCCGCAGGTCCGGCGGGCCCCCGACCCCCGGCCGGCGCGCCGGCGCGCCAACGTCCGCCGCCGCCGGGTGCTGGCCGTCGTGGCCGTCCTCGTGGTCCTGGCCGTGGCGTACCCGGTGGTGCTGGCGGCGCGCGGCTGGTCGGCGGTGGACCGGGTCGCGGCCCTGCCCACGGGGGACCGGCCGGCCGCGACGCCCGGCACGACGTACCTCATCGTCGGCAGCGACTCCCGCGACGGGCTGAGCCCGGAGGAGATCGCGGAGTACTCCGCCGGCGGCGACGACATCTCCGGGCAGCGCACCGACACGATCATGCTGCTGCACGTCCCCGCCGGCGGGGGCCCGGCGGCGCTCATCAGCGTCCCCCGCGACTCGTACGTGCCGATCCCCGGCCACGACAAGAACAAGATCAACGCGGCGTTCGCCACGGGGGGCGCGCCGCTGCTGGTGCAGACGGTCGAGGGCGTGTCCGGGCTGCGCGTCGACCACTACGTCGAGACGGGTTTCGGCGGGTTCGCGCGGATCGTCGACGCGGTCGGCGGGGTGGAGATGTGCCCGGCGACGGCCGTCGACGACGTGCGGGCGGGCCTGGACATCCAGGCCGGGTGCCAGACGATGGACGGCAGGACGGCGCTGGGGTACGCCCGGTACCGCTACAGCGACGTCAACGGCGACTTCGGCCGCGTGCAGCGCCAGCGCGAGCTGCTCGGGGCGATCACGGCGAAGGCGGCGAGCCCGGCGACGCTGCTGAACCCGTTCCGCGCGTTCCCGCTGGCCTCGGCGGGCGGCGGCGCGGTGACGCTCGACGACGACTCCTCGGTCACCGACCTCGTGGGTTTCCTGCGCGGGATGCGCGCGGCGACGGGCGCGGACGGCGTCTCGATGACCGTCCCGGTCTCGGACCCGAACCTGCGCACCAGCCACGGGGTCGCGGTGAAGTGGGACACCGAGGAGGCGCTGGCGATGTTCGAGGACCTCAAGCGGGACGACACGCAGGCGCTGCGCTCCCTGACGCCGTGA
- a CDS encoding S8 family serine peptidase: MRKIVLSAAMSTALLATTLAVTQSASADTAAQTTAQSTTKTTQGATTRYVVLYDAGTSDAAARSAIEAAGGTVLSSNAEVGYALVESAATDFTARTDAAVGLVGAAADRSIGKAPADVASSADAVEKLTQAERATLAGRSTLKSPARAPRQEPLAALQWDMRAIGATTDGSYRTQPGSKKVTVGIIDTGVDGTHPDIAPNFDAAGSRNFVTDLPDLDGECEVAGCVDPVDVDDDGHGTHVASTIGSPVNGLGIAGVAPNVNLVSLRAGQDSGYFFLQPTLDALTFAADSGVDVVNMSFYVDPWLYNCQANPADTPAEQQQQRIIVAAVQRAIDYARSKGVLPVSASGNEATDLGAPGVDSTSPDYPVDADGNPVDARDRTIDNATCLNVPAENDGVVTVNSTGPSGRKAYYSNFGTEQSDVSAPGGDAYDTPNGRSAPGGMILAAYPANVAKAEGTIDENGEPNTPMVLREKTKDGQDAYYQYLQGTSMAAPHAAGVAGLVVSEYGKPDPAHPGTLTLDPALTQAILLGTATDTPCPVPAEFTYRRVSATAGELVSTATCAGTLDDNGFYGEGIVNALTAVSAF, encoded by the coding sequence GTGCGCAAGATCGTCTTGTCGGCCGCGATGAGCACCGCGTTGCTCGCGACGACCCTGGCGGTGACGCAGTCCGCGTCCGCCGACACCGCAGCGCAGACCACCGCGCAGAGCACAACGAAGACCACCCAGGGGGCGACGACGCGGTACGTCGTCCTCTACGACGCCGGCACCAGCGACGCCGCCGCCCGTTCCGCCATCGAGGCCGCCGGCGGGACCGTGCTGTCCAGCAACGCCGAGGTCGGTTACGCCCTCGTCGAGAGCGCCGCCACCGACTTCACCGCCAGGACCGACGCCGCCGTCGGCCTCGTCGGCGCCGCCGCCGACCGCAGCATCGGCAAGGCTCCCGCCGACGTCGCCTCCAGCGCCGACGCGGTGGAGAAGCTCACCCAGGCCGAGCGCGCCACCCTCGCCGGCCGCTCGACGCTGAAGTCCCCCGCCCGCGCACCCCGCCAGGAACCGCTGGCGGCGCTGCAGTGGGACATGCGGGCCATCGGCGCCACCACCGACGGGTCCTACCGGACCCAGCCGGGCAGCAAGAAGGTCACCGTCGGCATCATCGACACCGGTGTCGACGGCACCCACCCCGACATCGCCCCCAACTTCGACGCGGCCGGCAGCCGGAACTTCGTCACCGACCTGCCCGACCTCGACGGGGAGTGCGAGGTCGCCGGCTGCGTCGACCCCGTCGACGTGGACGACGACGGGCACGGCACGCACGTGGCCAGCACCATCGGCTCGCCCGTCAACGGCCTCGGCATCGCCGGGGTCGCGCCGAACGTCAACCTCGTCAGCCTGCGCGCCGGTCAGGACTCCGGGTACTTCTTCCTGCAGCCCACCCTCGACGCGCTGACGTTCGCGGCCGACTCCGGCGTCGACGTCGTGAACATGAGCTTCTACGTCGACCCGTGGCTGTACAACTGCCAGGCCAACCCGGCCGACACGCCCGCCGAGCAGCAGCAGCAGCGCATCATCGTCGCCGCCGTGCAGCGCGCGATCGACTACGCCCGCAGCAAGGGCGTGCTGCCGGTCTCGGCCAGCGGCAACGAGGCCACCGACCTCGGCGCCCCCGGCGTGGACTCCACCAGCCCCGACTACCCGGTCGACGCCGACGGCAACCCGGTGGACGCCCGGGACCGCACCATCGACAACGCGACCTGCCTCAACGTCCCCGCCGAGAACGACGGGGTCGTGACGGTGAACTCGACCGGGCCGTCCGGGCGCAAGGCGTACTACTCGAACTTCGGCACCGAGCAGTCCGACGTGTCCGCCCCCGGCGGCGACGCCTACGACACCCCGAACGGGCGCAGCGCCCCCGGCGGGATGATCCTGGCGGCCTACCCGGCGAACGTCGCCAAGGCCGAGGGGACCATCGACGAGAACGGCGAGCCGAACACGCCGATGGTCCTGCGGGAGAAGACGAAGGACGGCCAGGACGCCTACTACCAGTACCTGCAGGGGACCTCGATGGCCGCCCCGCACGCCGCCGGCGTCGCCGGTCTCGTCGTCAGCGAGTACGGCAAGCCCGACCCGGCCCACCCCGGGACGCTGACGCTGGACCCGGCGCTCACCCAGGCGATCCTGCTCGGCACCGCCACCGACACCCCGTGCCCGGTGCCGGCGGAGTTCACCTACCGCCGGGTGTCCGCCACGGCCGGTGAGCTCGTCTCGACGGCCACCTGCGCCGGGACGCTCGACGACAACGGGTTCTACGGCGAGGGCATCGTCAACGCCCTCACCGCCGTCTCGGCGTTCTGA
- a CDS encoding alpha/beta fold hydrolase, whose product MSTESHRVDGHDVHEHVLTVPLDHAGATPGTIEVFAREYVRDGQRAAPRLVFFQGGPGNPANRPDVIGGWLDRALEEFRVVLLDQRGTGRSTPLDRQSLTGSAEEQARYLRHFRADSIVADAELLRAALGGEPWSALGQSYGGFCLTTYLSRAPQGLREVFVTAGLPGLATSADDVYRATYAQTAVRNAEFFARYPRDLAVAQRVADHLEATEEFLPTGERLSGRRFRTLGIALGQVSGFDALHFALEDPFTPGGRLRERFLVEVGRRLSFAAHPLYALVHESIYAQGAATGWAAERVRGEFAEFALDAPVFRFTGEHVYPWQFDEDPALVPLRGAAHLLAADATLPPLYDADVLAHNAVPVAAAVFVDDMFVPYAFSRDTARAIRGARTFVTNEHQHDGLRLDGRRLLDVLTGLARR is encoded by the coding sequence CTGAGCACCGAGTCCCACCGCGTCGACGGCCACGACGTCCACGAGCACGTCCTCACCGTCCCCCTGGACCACGCGGGCGCGACGCCCGGGACGATCGAGGTGTTCGCCCGCGAGTACGTCCGCGACGGGCAGCGCGCCGCGCCGCGGCTGGTGTTCTTCCAGGGCGGGCCGGGGAACCCGGCGAACCGGCCCGACGTGATCGGCGGCTGGCTGGACCGGGCGCTGGAGGAGTTCCGCGTCGTCCTGCTCGACCAGCGCGGGACGGGCCGGTCGACGCCGCTGGACCGGCAGAGCCTCACGGGCAGCGCCGAGGAGCAGGCCCGCTACCTCAGGCACTTCCGGGCCGACTCGATCGTGGCCGACGCCGAGCTCCTGCGCGCCGCCCTGGGGGGTGAGCCGTGGTCCGCGCTGGGCCAGAGCTACGGGGGTTTCTGCCTCACGACGTACCTGTCGCGGGCTCCGCAGGGGCTGCGGGAGGTGTTCGTCACCGCGGGCCTGCCGGGGCTCGCGACGAGCGCCGACGACGTGTACCGCGCCACGTACGCCCAGACCGCGGTGCGCAACGCCGAGTTCTTCGCCCGCTACCCGCGCGACCTGGCCGTGGCGCAGCGCGTCGCCGACCACCTCGAGGCCACCGAGGAGTTCCTGCCGACGGGGGAGCGGCTGTCGGGCCGGCGGTTCCGCACGCTCGGGATCGCGCTGGGGCAGGTGTCGGGTTTCGACGCGCTGCACTTCGCGCTGGAGGACCCGTTCACGCCCGGTGGGCGGCTGCGGGAGCGTTTCCTGGTGGAGGTGGGGCGGCGGCTGTCGTTCGCGGCGCACCCGCTGTACGCGCTGGTCCACGAGAGCATCTACGCGCAGGGGGCGGCGACGGGCTGGGCGGCCGAGCGGGTCCGCGGCGAGTTCGCCGAGTTCGCCCTCGACGCGCCGGTGTTCCGGTTCACCGGCGAGCACGTGTACCCGTGGCAGTTCGACGAGGACCCCGCGCTGGTGCCGCTGCGCGGGGCCGCGCACCTGCTGGCCGCGGACGCGACCCTGCCGCCGCTGTACGACGCCGACGTCCTGGCGCACAACGCGGTGCCCGTCGCCGCGGCCGTGTTCGTCGACGACATGTTCGTCCCGTACGCGTTCTCGCGGGACACGGCGCGCGCGATCCGCGGGGCGCGGACGTTCGTCACCAACGAGCACCAGCACGACGGGTTGCGGCTGGACGGGCGCCGGCTGCTCGACGTGCTGACCGGCCTGGCGCGCCGCTGA